Proteins from a genomic interval of Schistocerca serialis cubense isolate TAMUIC-IGC-003099 chromosome 11, iqSchSeri2.2, whole genome shotgun sequence:
- the LOC126427292 gene encoding THAP domain-containing protein 1-like isoform X1, giving the protein MVISCSAFKRTKRWSKESDLPFHRFPLKHPELLKKWITSVKRKDFKPTSCSFLCGNLFRQDDYVVSPGTWKKRLRHEAVPSIFDFPTHLMPPNKQPRRHVRILSDNDASPFERCVLESVLDLPSAEATDCVENFVNENSSVESMSHLSNAEAANCVEISAVGSQVIDCGIQSKVEMEDKATKTCNFFSDIVHELKR; this is encoded by the exons atggtgatttcttgttccgctttcaagcgtacgaagcgatggagtaaggaaagtgacttaccatttcacag gtttcctctaaagcacccagagctgctaaagaagtggattacttccgtgaagcggaaagattttaaacctacgtcttgcagttttctttgcggaaaccttttccggcaagatgattacgtagtgagccctggaacgtggaagaaacgtctcagacacgaagcagtgccatcaatttttgactttccgacacatttgatgccaccaaataaacagccacgacgacatgttaggattttgagtgacaacgatgcttctccatttgag cgttgtgtcctggaatccgtgcttgatttgccctctgcagaagctaCTGACTGCGTGGAGAattttgtcaatgagaattcttccgtggaaagcatgtcccatttatccaatgcagaagctgcgaattgtgtcgaaatc agtgcagttggttctcaagtaattgattgtggtatacagtcgaaagtagaaatggaagacaaggcgaccaaaacttgcaattttttctcagacattgtgcacgaattaaaacgttaA
- the LOC126427292 gene encoding THAP domain-containing protein 1-like isoform X2, with amino-acid sequence MVISCSAFKRTKRWSKESDLPFHRFPLKHPELLKKWITSVKRKDFKPTSCSFLCGNLFRQDDYVVSPGTWKKRLRHEAVPSIFDFPTHLMPPNKQPRRHVRILSDNDASPFESAVGSQVIDCGIQSKVEMEDKATKTCNFFSDIVHELKR; translated from the exons atggtgatttcttgttccgctttcaagcgtacgaagcgatggagtaaggaaagtgacttaccatttcacag gtttcctctaaagcacccagagctgctaaagaagtggattacttccgtgaagcggaaagattttaaacctacgtcttgcagttttctttgcggaaaccttttccggcaagatgattacgtagtgagccctggaacgtggaagaaacgtctcagacacgaagcagtgccatcaatttttgactttccgacacatttgatgccaccaaataaacagccacgacgacatgttaggattttgagtgacaacgatgcttctccatttgag agtgcagttggttctcaagtaattgattgtggtatacagtcgaaagtagaaatggaagacaaggcgaccaaaacttgcaattttttctcagacattgtgcacgaattaaaacgttaA